Sequence from the Deltaproteobacteria bacterium genome:
GGGCAGCCGCTTTTTTGCGTCTAATTTTCCAATGGCTTTCTAATTATCAAAGAACCATCTCTTACGGTAACGCTTTATCAAAATAGACTTTTTCAGAACCGACTAATTATCAAAAGCACTCGACTGTTTCATGGATTTACGGACAGCCCCCGCATGGCCACCATGAGCGGAATGTCCCGTCTCGGCGACATTCAATAGGGGAATTTGGAAATCATCTCTCCCATGACGAACCAACTGAATAACACCTCAAGACGGTTTCCACTTTTTTGTGGCGGGATCCGTTGCGTCGGCGGTACATTCTCGCAAAAGGGGGATCAGTCGGAACGGAGGGAAGAAGCAAGATGAAAGCAAACGGGTCCGGGCAATTCAATGTTGTATTCCCCGACGATCCCGGAGCATCAGGCTGAGGGAGAATCGAGTGAAGGAGAAACAAATGATCTGGCACAGCATGGAAGTCGAGGGCGTCTTCGCGAACCTGAAATCCTCACCCCGTGGACTTTCCTCCGGAGATGCCGCCGCACGGCTGACTCAGTTCGGGCCGAACGAGTTAATCGAAAAGAAGAAAAAATCCCTCTTCCGGATGTTTCTCGACCAGTTCCTGGATTTCATGATTCTCGTCCTGATCGCCGCCGCCCTGATCTCCGGATTTATCGGAGAAGTAACGGATACGATCGCAATCGTTGTCATCGTCATCGCCAATGGGGTGATCGGCTTTGTCCAGGAATATCGAGCGGAAAAGGCCATGGAAGCCCTGAAAAAAATGGCGGCCCCCACGGCGACGGTCCTTCGGGACGGACACCCGGAGACCTTGCCGGCCTCTGTCCTGGTTCCCGGCGATATGGTGGTTCTCGAGGCGGGAAGAATCGTGCCGGCCGATCTTCGACTAACGGAAACGGCATATCTGAAAGTGGATGAGGCCACCCTCACCGGGGAATCGGTGCCGGTGGAAAAAAGCATCGAAGTTCTGCCGGACAGGGAGATCCCCCTGGGAGACAGGAAGAACATGGCCTATAAAGGGACCTTCGTGACCTATGGCCGGGGAACGGGCATTGTGGCTGAAACCGGTATGAACACGGAGTTCGGCAGGATCGCCTCCCTGCTTCAGGATACGGAAGAGGGTAAGACCCCCCTTCAGAAAAGGATGACCGTCTTCGGTCGGAAGCTCGCTGCGGCCGTGCTTGTCATCTGTGCCGTGGTCCTGGGAATGGGCCTTTTACGGGGAGAGCCCCCCCTGCTCATGTTTCTGACCGCCATCTCCCTGGCCGTCGCCGCTATTCCGGAGGCCCTTCCCGCCATCATCACGATTGCCCTGGCCCTCGGGGCGAGAAAGCTCATCCGCCTGAAGGCCCTGATCCGCACCCTTCCTGCCGTCGAAACCCTGGGTTCGGTCACCTACATCTGCTCCGACAAGACGGGTACCCTGACGGAAAACCGGATGACTGTGGAGGAATTGTTCTTCAATGGCCGCCTGATTTCGGCAGAAGACCTTGCCGGCGGGAAAGGGAAGGAGGACACCGGTTCCGTTTTTCTGGCCGCCCTGGCGTTGAGCAATGACGCCCAGGTGGGCAGCGATGGAGAACTTCTGGGCGACCCGACGGAAACCGCTTTCTTCGATATCGCCATGAAGCGCGGATTTGACAAGTCGAATCTGGAAAAAACACATCGGCGTGTAGCGGAAATCCCCTTTTCCTCCAAAAGAAAGTGCATGACGACCTTCCACGAATGGAAGGGTGGTTTTATCTCCTTCACCAAGGGGGCCGTGGATGTTCTCGCGGAGAAAACGATCGACGTCATGATGCCCTCCGGGCCAATCGCCATGGATCCAGAGGAAATGAGAAATCTCAACAACTCGATGGCCGCCGAGGGGCTGAGGGTGCTCTGCTTTGCCATGCGGAAATGGGACCGCATCCCCGAGGACCTGTCACCGGAAAACATCGAACGGGAACTGACGATGATCGGCCTGGTCGGCATGATCGATCCGCCTCGTCAGGAGGCGATGGAGGCGGTCTCATTGTGTCGGAGTGCGGGCATACGGACGGTCATGATCACGGGTGATCATCCTGCCACGGCCCGGGCAATCGCCGGAAAAATCGGAATGATGGAAGATGACGCCGAGGCCGTGATCACCGGAATGGAGCTGGAAAAACTTTCCCTGGCGGAGTTCGAGGACCGCGTCGAGCACATCCGCGTCTACGCCCGGATGGCCCCGGAGCAGAAGCTGAAGATCGTCGAGGCGTTGCAGGACCGGGGGCAATACGTCGCCATGACCGGTGACGGGGTCAACGACGCCCCGGCGCTGAAGCGTGCGGACATCGGCATCGCCATGGGGATCACGGGAACGGATGTTTCCAAGGAGGCGTCGGCCATGATTCTCCTGGACGATAACTTTGCCTCCATCGTCTACGCCGTCCGAGAGGGACGGAAAATCTACGACAACATCAGAAAGTCCATCCGTTACCTGCTGTCAACCAATTCAGGCGAGATCTGGACGCTCTTTCTTGCCTCCCTGGTCGGCCTGCCCATTCCGCTGCTCCCGATTCATATCCTCTGGATCAATCTCGTCACCGACGGCCTCCCCGCGCTGGCCCTGTCCGTCGAACCGGCGGAGGAGGAAGTCATGAACCGTCCCCCCCGCCCCCCGGGGGAGAGCCTCTTCGCGGGCAATCTGGGCTTTCATGCCGTCTGGGTCGGCCTTCTGATGGGCGGCATCGCCCTGTGCGTTCAGTTCTGGTCCCTTCGAGTGGAAAATACGCACTGGCAGACCATGGTCTTTACGGTCCTCTGTCTGACCCAGCTCGGCCACGTCCTGGCCATCCGTTCGGAAAAAGAGTCGCTTTTTAAAATCGGCCTGTTCTCGAACAAATATCTCTTCGGCGCCGTGATGCTGACTTTCCTTTTGCAGTTGGCGACGATTTACGTGCCTGCTTTGAACCCGATATTCAAAACGTCGCCCTTGACGGCGCAGGAACTGGCCGTCACCCTTGCCTTGTCGTCCCTTATCTTTATTGCAGTGGAAATCGAGAAATTCTTCATCCGGCGAAAGGAAAACCCCCGGACGACACGGTGAGATCGAAGAAAACCCTTTCACTCAAACAAGGGAAATTGGGCCCTCCTGAATATGACGAAATGAAACGCCATGTGGAGAATACGGAGCCGACAGCCGTTGCCACCCATATCGATTACGACGCTGTTTTTTTGTGGCGGAAACCTGTACTGGCCGGCACCTTGATCCAGAAGGCGGAAACCAGGTTCAGAAGGGCTATAAAGGCCCCGA
This genomic interval carries:
- a CDS encoding cation-translocating P-type ATPase, whose amino-acid sequence is MIWHSMEVEGVFANLKSSPRGLSSGDAAARLTQFGPNELIEKKKKSLFRMFLDQFLDFMILVLIAAALISGFIGEVTDTIAIVVIVIANGVIGFVQEYRAEKAMEALKKMAAPTATVLRDGHPETLPASVLVPGDMVVLEAGRIVPADLRLTETAYLKVDEATLTGESVPVEKSIEVLPDREIPLGDRKNMAYKGTFVTYGRGTGIVAETGMNTEFGRIASLLQDTEEGKTPLQKRMTVFGRKLAAAVLVICAVVLGMGLLRGEPPLLMFLTAISLAVAAIPEALPAIITIALALGARKLIRLKALIRTLPAVETLGSVTYICSDKTGTLTENRMTVEELFFNGRLISAEDLAGGKGKEDTGSVFLAALALSNDAQVGSDGELLGDPTETAFFDIAMKRGFDKSNLEKTHRRVAEIPFSSKRKCMTTFHEWKGGFISFTKGAVDVLAEKTIDVMMPSGPIAMDPEEMRNLNNSMAAEGLRVLCFAMRKWDRIPEDLSPENIERELTMIGLVGMIDPPRQEAMEAVSLCRSAGIRTVMITGDHPATARAIAGKIGMMEDDAEAVITGMELEKLSLAEFEDRVEHIRVYARMAPEQKLKIVEALQDRGQYVAMTGDGVNDAPALKRADIGIAMGITGTDVSKEASAMILLDDNFASIVYAVREGRKIYDNIRKSIRYLLSTNSGEIWTLFLASLVGLPIPLLPIHILWINLVTDGLPALALSVEPAEEEVMNRPPRPPGESLFAGNLGFHAVWVGLLMGGIALCVQFWSLRVENTHWQTMVFTVLCLTQLGHVLAIRSEKESLFKIGLFSNKYLFGAVMLTFLLQLATIYVPALNPIFKTSPLTAQELAVTLALSSLIFIAVEIEKFFIRRKENPRTTR